AGCAAAGAAATACTGATACTTTAAGTAATACTTAAAAAGATTTGAAAGTGGAATTCAGCTTCTCCTCCCTTGCCAGGAATTCATACACATCCTTCCTCCATCCCTAGCCCTCTAAAAGgcctcctctgtcttcctccaAAAAGATGATGATATGCCTTTGGATCCAGGGATAAAGACAGGATCAGGAAGGCTCTCCGGGAGAGCCTCTATTGGTAATGGGTAGGGGATCCATCTTTGGGTCAGGTCATAGGAATGGGAAAGAgagattatgaaatatttattgctGTATCCCAAGTGTTGTTGGATGGCAGGGATACTGAAAGATAACTGTTGATGGGGTGTGGTGATGGCCAGCAACTCGGTGGTAAAAGGATTTACTGAGTCAGAAGTGAGGGTACCAAGTGAGATTTATTGAGTACACTGCAAGGGAGCAGCAGGAGAGACCCAAAAGTGTCTGCCTCCGGTGGGGGAGAGAAACTGGGCTTCTTTTATGGTCCATTCTGGTCACTTGGGTTAATGTTCCACCCGTATGGTGGTTAGGGCTGGGTGTGTCATTGCTCAATCTTCCTGGACCACTAACTGCTCCTGACTGATGGTGATTTTTCCTTGGGGGAGGGTATGACTGTCTTATCTTGAAATGACTTCCCAAGCCTAAGATGACTGTTTTATTGTTAAGTTCCACAATAACCTCTGGACTGAGAAGGAGGTTTGAGATCCAAAAAATGAAGCAGGCAACTCCGTAGAGAGCAATTATGAAATATGTTGTGGGTAACTTGCCTACAGGAAGGATGAGGCAGGCGACCACCAGAGGCACTAGCAGCAATACTCAGCGTTGCTGAAAGAGGTGAGGAGGGTTCACACTGAATTGGTTGATTGAACCCAGGACACTTTGTCTCAAAATGtataaatactaaagaaaatgtGCAAACACAAACCATACCATCAACTGGAACATCTCTTGAGCCGTGCGCTGCACTTCACTAAGGGAGTGGTGAGGGCGCTCTCTGCAGGCTGTTCAGCCCCTTCTGGCAGGGCAGCTGCTTCATGGAGTTGGGCCACCCCTGGAATCCCACTGAGGCTTGATATTGGATGTAATATTAATGATAGCACTTTGTTAAGCCTGTCCTATTTTAACAGTAAGATAAGTGAGTACTCATGTGAGGATGGGCAGCTCGGGTCTCAAGGTCACACACAGGGCTTTGGTAGTCAGGAGCTGCTTTCCTTAAGGCCAAAAGCCAGCTAGGAGTTGCCATTTGAAGGTGGTGTTTCTGGCAGCTGCCTTTGGTATTCATATGTCCCAAACTCAAGGGGCCTATGTATCCAAATAGCAGTCTCTTGTTGCTGTAGGCTCCAGTTATCACAGTAAGTCTCTCCGATGCATAGCTCCTGAGTTGGCAAGCTTCATTGGTCCGCATGACAGGGCCCATGCCAACGCATCTAGCACAACCTCCAGAGTCTGCACAACTTTTAGGAGCCCCATTCATAGATGGCTGTCTTACAGGTAACCTTGACATAAAGGACATTTGGTACCTGTTGCCTCCGATAGCCAAACAGGCCTAAGAGTTAGCTTCTTTCTTGGTGGAAGCTGCCAAGGACAGTGGCTCTTTGTTGACTTTATCAGGGATACTCCTCTGATGACTTGCCCAGGTGGCTCATAGTAACTGCCCTTTTGAGCAGGGCCCGCATCTCATCAGGGTTGTCAACCCTTCTGGCGTGTCGTAAGATTTATGACCTCACGTAGAGACTGGTCAAGGCCAGCTTGTTGGTCAAGCCAGTAATGAGGATGTCAACACAGTGGATGAAAAGTAATTcttgagagggacttccctgctggtccagtggttgggagtcctCCTTACAACTCAGGGGACGCAAGTTCAagcccctggttggagaactaggatcccacatgctgaggaacaACTAAGCTCACACGCTGCATCTACTAACCCTGCACGACAGAACTATTGAGCTCTCAAAATATTGGTTTAAAACAAGCAATTCTGAGGATGACTGGGTTGTTGCAGATCGAGGCCTACCACTGGTGGCGTATTGCAGAATGGAGATATTGCTGGACTGAGTTGTGTCCCCCCTAAATTAACAGgttgaagtcctaacctccaATATGATTGCATCTGAAGTTGTAAAATGAGACATGAAGACAGAGTGTGAAAGTATGCTTCTTCTTCAAGACAAAGGAAGAATAACCCTAAAAATGACTGAGATCATCAGGGTTACTACTTGTTTCAGACAGACCAGACAACTCCCACAGAATTCACGGGGGCAGAGCCACTCTTAGGTTTGGGAGCAAGACTCCCCTAGAGCTCTATATAAGCCAGTGGATCCAGAAGGTGGGACTAGCACCCCTAATCCTGGAGAGCAGAGAACTGAACCAAAAAGAATTATTCTCGAGCCTTAAGATCTCATTTAACTAAGTTTTGAACTTGCTCAGGACCGAGCACACTTTTTCCCTTCGGATTTCTCCTCTTTGGAATTAAAATGTGAGATAATATACATTGGTCTCTTCCCCTAGTTCCTAGCACACAGCCCCTTAAATGCTTCTAATTTTCTAAGTGGTAAGAGCACCAGGAGCAccttttgttctaatatttggCATTTGACCCTGGTTCCTGACTCAGGGTTCCTGAAATCTTTGTAATTTACTAAGTGATAGGAAcattgctttacttttttttttttttggttgcaccgtgtggcttgtgggatcttagttccccaaccgaggattgaacctggcctatgcctcctgcactgggagcacattcttaaccactggaccaccaaggaagtctcatcTTTCATTCTAATAAAGCAACTCTGCGTAGGTTCCCGGATGAGGGCTGGTCACAGGAAAGACAAAACCATGATTCAATCTTGACATTTTCAGCTCCCCTTGACCCCACCCAGTTCTCTTAATAAAGGAGATGCCTGCatgatgaagcctccataaaaaacCAATAATACCAGGTTCAGAGAGCTCCTCAGAGGGTGACACATCCTAACTCCAGAGACACCAGCTCTTGTGCTCAGGACCCTCTCAGATCTTACTCTATGTATCCATCCTCAtatccttttataaaaaaaaaaaaaacagtaaatgtaagtaaactgTTTACCTGAGTTCTGTGAaccactctagcaaattaaacccaaaagGGGGTTGTTGGAACCTCTAATCTACAGCTAGTTGGTCAATAGAGCAGATGATAACCTGGGCTTGGAAACAGTGTCTAAAGTTGGTATCTGTGTGTATCTCGTGAGACCAATCCCTTGACatgtgcagctttttttttttttttttggttgtcaaatgatcctttatttttctttttcctttgcagtTCTTAGCTAGCTGGGCACTCCACTGCACCACTGTTGATATCTATGATGTCATGAGGGTGGCGGCCATCAACATTGCAGCCCACAGACTGGGCGGTCCCCAGGATCTCTTTAATGGTTCCAGAAAGTTCTCTAACTAGAGACCGGTGCCACATCTGCCGGGCAATGTTGACGATCTCATCAAAAGTGATGTTTCCACTGTGCTTaatgtttttctgcttctttctgtcCCTTGGTGGTTCCTTGAGGGCTTTGATGATCagggcagaagcagaaggtacCACCTCAATCTGGGCTTGTCTGTTCTGAATGGTCAGTTTCACTGTAATCCTCAGACCCTTCCAATCACCAGTTGCCTCGGCTATGTCATCACCGACCTTTTTTGGAGACAGGCCCAAGGGGCCGATCTTGGGGGCCAGGGCAGACGTGGCACCGACTTCCCCACCAGTGCACCTCAGGTACACGACTTTGATCTCGTTGGGGTCGAACTTAGGAGGCATGGTGGAGGCGGCTGGTGTCGGATGAACCCGGATTCGGGACGACTGAAGAAAGTTGCACCTTCGCCTCCTCCTAGCCGAAAGCTGAAAGTGCAGTTTGACACTGTCTCCACAGTGTCAGAACTGGGGTAAATTgtgggacacccagctggtgttgcACAGAACTAGTGTGGGGGAAATTACCCACATTTGGTGACCCCAAATATCAGAAGGGAAATGTTCTGTGTAAATAGTAAGGAAGACACAGAAGGGAAACACAGGAGGGAAGGACTATAGGTTTTTATCGACATCCAATGTCTACCCTATGAACACCCAGAATTGTACTTGGGAAGCATATAACCTGTCTGGTTTTACAGGTTCACAGCTGAAGAGGAATTGCCTCAGCTTAAATTTGACCCATATCTGACTTAGATAATGTTTAGAAGAGACTTTGGACTTCAGACTTTAAAGTTCATGCTGAGTTAAGACTTTGGGGCTGCTCAGGATGGAATTAATTTCTTTTGGAGATGAAAAGGACCTTAATTTTGGGAAGCCAGAGGCAGAATGTATGGACTGAATGTCTGTTTTTGAAATTCATGTGTCAAAGCCCTAATCACCATAATCCACCTAAGGGTGATTCTATGTAGAGTTGGGCTTTGGGGAAGCAACTCGATTAGTTTATGTGGGTAGAGCACTCATGATGGAGTTAATGTTCTTATTAGAAGAGGAAAGGACTtcactgatggtccagtggctaagactctatgctcccaatgcagagagccCAGCTTctatcctgggtcagggaactatatctcacatgctgcaactaaggtcctgcatactacaacaaagatcaaagatcccatatctgcaactaagacccatgaaagccaaataaataaaaacaaatactgaaaaggaaaaaaaaaagaagaggaggaggaagagacagctgctctctttctctccaaTATGAGGATAAAGCAAGAAAGCAGCTGGCTGCAGCCAGGACTCAAAAGGATTTGTACCAGAACCCGACCATGCTGGcaacttgatcttggatttcccagcctctgaggaataaatatttgttaagccaCCACTCTATGGCATTGTATTAAGTAATTCCAACTAAGACAGCTGCTAAAGGTATGTCCCTCCCAATACCCTTCCTCCCAAAAAGGGATCAGGCCCAGTTATCTTTACTCTTCAAAGAATATCTCCCTTATTATGCCAACTCTTCCAGgtaataaaagagaaacaaaactcCCAAATTAATTTTGCTAAGCAAATTGAATCTAGTTCTGTACTTCAAAAATAAGATACAATCACCAggagaaaacagattttattcCAGGAACACAAGACAATATTAATTATTTGGAAACCCACAAACAAAATCGATACAAAAAGAGTAAAGGATAAGACCTATGAAATTTTACCAacagatttttaaagttcttgatAGAACTTAGCATCCATTCCTAATAACTTAAGTATGAAAACTTCCTACAGTATGTGTACTCTACATGTCAAGTTCTGTTTCAAGTAACACTTATAAATGAATTTTATCCTCAAGGCCCTATGAGGTAGCTCCATTTGACACATGGAAGACAAAAGGAAGAGCATTCATGATGGAGTTTATGTTCTTAgtagaagggacttccctggtggtccagtggcttgcCCAAGATTACAGACCTAAGGAAAGTGATGGAGGCAGGCTTTCAACCTAGGTTTCCAGGCAAAAAATCTGTGCTCTTTACCACTATAACATATTGCTGCGCCTAAAAATAGGAATAGAACAAAACTTCCTTAACACAGTATTTATCAGAAACAATGAGGGTGAACCACATATACAACTGTGACATACTGaaaaacttttctgaaaattaGGAACAAGATATGGAATATGCCTTTTATTCActgttcaactttttttttttttaaatattcacactGATGTTCAACATAAGTGGCATACAGATTAGAAATTCAGAGAACACCAATCGTTACTGTTTTATTGTATACCTAGAAAAGCTAGGAAatgaaactaggaaaaaaaattcttcaaaccaAAATTAATTAAACGAGGTAACTGGATCcaggtaaaaattttttttaatcagttcaaTGGCCAATAGAAATTGAGATGTAGCTTTCAAATGTAGCTCCTTTTCCTCCAACCAAGAGCCTGAGTGCTTTCCTAGGAAGTGAGGACATTCATTTCTATTGAGAACCTGCTGGTGCTGCTGGTGATCAGCTCACAGTTATGAGCAGTGCTGGATCTGGCCCCCCAGCGACTCAGTGTGGTAGGGTATGAGCAGAACCAGAAgataataaattaaaacattcaACAGACAAGAGTTTCTACTTAAGATATGACCAGCCACATTCAAATTAGAGTTGAGGGCTGGACCCGTGTGTTCATATGCGGTCTCCCCTGGAACCTGGgagtttccaaaataaaacacttaaaaaaatatatagttctgGATCTTAAAGGTTCAGGGGACACAGACTGGCAAACAGGAAGAAAAGCTTTTCTTCATAGAGAACACAAGTGTTGAGGGTCTAGATTAAAGCAAGCTTTAAAAGGGCCACACTCAAGAGGTAGGAAGAATGAATCAGTCTTAGAGGATGGCTTTATATAAATGGTAAAATGGAGGAGGTGGAATAGAATAAGGAAATATCTCTATCCTTGAGAATGTGATCGTGGCATGCATAACTGAGTTAGatgttaattattttaagaagtgaaagggaattccctggcggtccagtggttcaaGCAGTCCAGGACTTCATGCCTTCATTTCTGAGGGCACAGGTTCTAtcgctggttggggaaccaagatcccgcaagctgcctgatgtggccaaaaaaagaaaaaggaaacctaTAAGCACATGAGACATGTAGTCCTTATTTCcccaagaggagaaggaagaggattgCACTGTAACTCTAACTCTCCCACCTTTGTGACCAGCAGCAAGCACTTGGAGAtggttcatatttttttttctaatttttttctttatggtagccacactgtgtggcatgtggaatcttcattcccaAACCAAGAATCAAAACTCATGCTCCCCATCAAAACTCATGCTCCAGAGCATTAACCACTGGACaagcagggaagtcctgggatggTACACACGGAACAGGTGGTTCCAAGTAGAGATCAGGATGAACATACTTATATAGAAACCTTAACCTAAAGTTTCTTGCTGTCTTAGAGAATCATGTCTTAAGAAACAGACCGAGCCAGACCTGAGtgcttctctccagtgtgagttcGCTGGTGGTGATTGAAAGTAGAACGCTgactgaaggctttcccacactcgatacattcatagggtttctctccagtatgaactctttGGTGCACGGTGAGTTGTGAGCTATCACGAAAGGCTTTCTCACAAACTTGGCATTTATAGGGCTTCTCCCCAGTATGGGTTCTCTGGTGTACCATAAGGCTAGAATTATGAGTGAAGACCtttccacattcattacattcataaggtttctcACCAGTGTGAATTCGCTGATGAATAATGAGGTACGAGTTTTgattgaaggattttccacaatcATTGCATTTATAGGGCTTTTCACCAGTGTGAAGTCGCTGATGTCGAGTGAGACATTTACTCAGACTGAATGCCTTACCACACACATTACATTCAAACGGtttttctccagtatgaattcgctcaTGGTCGGCAAGTTGAGAGATCTGATTGAAGGCTTTCACACATTTGCTACACTTGTATGGTTTTTTCCCAGTGTGGAGACTCTGATGTCGAGTAAGACATTTACTCCGACTGAAGGCCTTGCCACATTCATTACACTCATAAGGCTTCTCCCCAGTGTGGATTCTCTGATGGTCAATAAGATTTCTGCTAGAACAGAAAGCTTTCCCACACTCATCACACTTGTAAGGTTTCTTACCAGTGTGAAGTACCTGATGGCGGATAAGGCTTTTACTCCGACTAAAGAGTGCTCCACACTCCTTGCATCCATATGGTTTCTCCCCAGTATGAGTTCTCTGGTGGTCAAAGAGTTTGGAACTTTCATTGAAAGCTTTTCCGCATTCACtgcatttatatggtttctccccagtatgaaGTCTCTGGTGTTGAATGAGATGGGAACTGTGACGATAGGTCTTTCCACAATCACTGCATTCATAAGGTTTTTCCCCTGTATGGATTCTGAGGTGGACAATGAGCTGAGAGGTCTGCCTAAAGGCCTTGCCACACTCAGAACActcatatggtttctctccagtgtggattcTTTGATGCCCAATGAGGTGTGAACTCCAATTAAAAACTTTGCCACATTCATCACATTGATATAATTTCTGTCCCTTCAGAACTCCCTGATGTTCTGAGAGACTGGAGGACAGATCTAGATGTCCCCCAAGTTCCTTATACTCATCACATCGATCCTTTGTAGATTTCTTTTTATCCTCCTGTGTTATCTCTAAGAAATCACTTTCCAGTCTGGTTCCTTCTTCATCTGAGGGTTGAACTTTTAGTTTCTCTAAAGCTTCTTCACAGGCAGTCCCAGCTTCTGGTCCTCCAAGAATAAGTCCACAAAGTATGCCTGAGGTCCTGTCAGCTGACTTCAACTCTTCAGAAATGTCCTGCTTCTGAGACAACTGTGAACTTGCCATCCTGTTTTCACCTGCTaccaaaagacaaaagaaaataactgtCACTCACTTCTTGTCCTATTGAGGAAATGAACTGTCAAGAGTCtatgtagcttaaaaaaaaaattcacattgagGGTAAGGAATAAGGAGACATATTGAGAACAGGCGGGAAAAAGCAGAGTATCAGGACAGAGGGATGTGGAGCCAGCACAGCCAGGTGAGCAGGCCAACTGAAAGGCAAGAGACCAGACTGTAAAGCACAGTGTGATCTCCCAGAAGTCACTTAAGATGTGGTGTCTCCTTAGTAAAATGATGAACTCTCGGGTCCACTCCAACCATGACACTGTATGGCTCCACAGTTCACAGCAAAGATGTCAAGGAGAGTGATGGCAAATACTTTAAATATGAGAAATATGTAGGCAAACATGAGAGATGAAGGGAAATGTGTATTACGAGGGCATGATCAAGAAAAAGTGCACAAAAAGGAGTGATGCTGGTATGAAAGAATAGTAACGATATTTGGAGAAGCCATGGGTTCAAAAAGGCTGGGAAAAAGTACTGAAGGAGAGAGTAGAGCTCTAAAATTCGTGACATCCTAGTCTCTGGAGCACTGGACTAGGAGGTGCCAGTAGGCACTCCTATGAAAATTAACAAAGGCAATAAtttgaaatacaaatcaaagtaCATGTTTTGTAGCTTGATAACCTGGAATCATAATGAGACTGAACAGCTGAGTatttgcttttgaattctggaaTTTAATAAAGAAGCTGAGAAAGGCAGAATAGAATATCCATGGTCATAGGTAAACACAAAAATATTGGTTCCTTTCAATCACATCTTAACCAGTCCACAAGCTATCATACCATCTCAGCATATTGAAAATGAAAGGCATCTGGTCGTTTAATTCTAAGCCCACCCTCTCCGGAGTAGGCTACTGTCCTAGACCAGTTAACCCCAGAACCTCCTCTGACAACAGTCCCTTTCAGGAAGCAGCCCTGCTCGAGTCTTTCTGAAGGGGAAGCTGAGAAAACCATGTTTTGTGCAAAGCAACCCAGATCATCCCAGGGTGGATGAGGACCAGGACTAGGTGACTGGACCAGGGCCAAGCACCAGACCCAAGTGCAGCTTATAGAGTAGTCATCAGCTCTGGGTGACCTGGAACAAAGTTCTGCCCAAAGAAATATGATATTTAATGGCTGAACCACCAATGAAGTCCCTTTATACATAAATTCTGAACTGAAAGTAGgacaaaatgaaggaaattaCAAGTAGTAGCTCAAGCTGAAATGATGCATGGAGAGAAGAAATCCATCAGGAACCAGAGCAAACAGAACATATGAGGAAATAGGAAGTCTAATTAAGAGTGAGCTTGGAGGGACACAAAAGATTCAGAGTAAAGAGAATGGCCATCAGTgggaacagaaaaacagagacacaggACACAGCTGTCTTACAACACTGCCATAAAAATCCTTTCACTTCTGTtgttgggttggaaagatctcttggagcagggaaaggctacccactccagtattctggcctagagaattccatggactatatagtccatggggtcacaaagagttggacacgactgagtgactctcactgtCACTTTTCTGCTGCTGAGGCTCCCAGGTCCCCACAAAGCTTTGTTTCCCAAAGCCTGGTCTAGGCGCTGAGTCTGTGCAGGGTTTCCAATCCTTCAGTCTTATTCTAAGTAACTCAGCTCATGACTTAGAGTAACTGAATGGCTCTCTATTCCTTCCAACTACAAACTCTTAACTAAACCAGCTCACTTCAATTAATAAGGAAGTACAGAGAATGTTAATAACTATCAAAGTGAGTGATGATGTAGAGAGATTCATTATACTATTCTTTCcattctctttatattttcataattaaaagaataagaacatagtaaagaaaatgtaaagaaggCAGACTCTAAGTTACTAGGGAGCAGAGTCATTACCCAATGGGGCCAGGCTGCAGCAGTTTTCCAGCATGATGTTCCAGTACAGGGCTCTCTGGCTGAGTGCTGTACCTTTCCACTTCTTCAGAGTATAGTTCACAGACAGAAACTCCAACTCTGCAGCCTCCTGTAATGACAAGCTTCTACTGCTCAGGAACATTCGCAGCCCGAGGGGCAGAGTCAACAAGCATACCAAGACAGGGTTGAGACCCTGGTGGTCAAAGGGGTGAGGGGACAGAAAGAAGCTGGGAGGACACATTAATAAAAGGACAAGTTCAAGGTAAGAGAACAGTCCATGAACTCAGTGGATGGGACCAAGTCCAGGGGAGGCAGTCAGGAAGAGAAGTCACAGGTGCAGACTCTGAATGGGCCAGAGCCCTGGAGATGAGGTCGTGCTATTCCTGGGCCACAGACTTGGAACCCAGGAAGCTCACCTGGGGCCTGACCATCTGGAAAATTCACTGGAAATTCAAGGATTTCagcacaatgaagaaaaaaaaaaaccttaaaaaagaaaattaagttgaAGAACTCACACTTCACAATTTCAAAACTTAATTGACCAAACAGCACTGATCAGGACTGTGAGATACACACCTAGACCAGTGAAATAGGTAAGAGTCCAGAAGTAAACATCtacagttaacttttttttttctggctgcactgcgtagcatgtgggatcttagttccccaacagggattgaacctgtgtcctctgcattggaaggacagagtcttaaccactagaccactagggaagtctcctAAGgtcaatttactttttaaatatattttaaatttatgtatgtattttatttggctgcactgggtcttagttgcagcatgtaggatccagttccctgactagggatcaaacccgggccccctggaTGGGGGGCATGGAGCCccagacactggaccaccagcaaaatcCCCGTCAACTTATTTTTTATGGAAGTCCCAAGACCACTCAAAGGGAAAGAAGacacttttcaacaaatggtgctaggacAACTggatatacacatacaaaaaatgAGGTTACACCTCTACCTGAGTccatatatgaaaattatatggACAGTAGGCTTTGGCACGTGTTGCAAATTGGCCCCACTGCTTTGTGTACC
This genomic stretch from Muntiacus reevesi chromosome 4, mMunRee1.1, whole genome shotgun sequence harbors:
- the LOC136166622 gene encoding large ribosomal subunit protein uL11-like, whose translation is MPPKFDPNEIKVVYLRCTGGEVGATSALAPKIGPLGLSPKKVGDDIAEATGDWKGLRITVKLTIQNRQAQIEVVPSASALIIKALKEPPRDRKKQKNIKHSGNITFDEIVNIARQMWHRSLVRELSGTIKEILGTAQSVGCNVDGRHPHDIIDINSGAVECPAS
- the LOC136167758 gene encoding zinc finger protein with KRAB and SCAN domains 7-like isoform X1, encoding MCPPSFFLSPHPFDHQGLNPVLVCLLTLPLGLRMFLSSRSLSLQEAAELEFLSVNYTLKKWKGTALSQRALYWNIMLENCCSLAPLAGENRMASSQLSQKQDISEELKSADRTSGILCGLILGGPEAGTACEEALEKLKVQPSDEEGTRLESDFLEITQEDKKKSTKDRCDEYKELGGHLDLSSSLSEHQGVLKGQKLYQCDECGKVFNWSSHLIGHQRIHTGEKPYECSECGKAFRQTSQLIVHLRIHTGEKPYECSDCGKTYRHSSHLIQHQRLHTGEKPYKCSECGKAFNESSKLFDHQRTHTGEKPYGCKECGALFSRSKSLIRHQVLHTGKKPYKCDECGKAFCSSRNLIDHQRIHTGEKPYECNECGKAFSRSKCLTRHQSLHTGKKPYKCSKCVKAFNQISQLADHERIHTGEKPFECNVCGKAFSLSKCLTRHQRLHTGEKPYKCNDCGKSFNQNSYLIIHQRIHTGEKPYECNECGKVFTHNSSLMVHQRTHTGEKPYKCQVCEKAFRDSSQLTVHQRVHTGEKPYECIECGKAFSQRSTFNHHQRTHTGEKHSGLARSVS
- the LOC136167758 gene encoding zinc finger protein with KRAB and SCAN domains 7-like isoform X3; this encodes MLENCCSLAPLAGENRMASSQLSQKQDISEELKSADRTSGILCGLILGGPEAGTACEEALEKLKVQPSDEEGTRLESDFLEITQEDKKKSTKDRCDEYKELGGHLDLSSSLSEHQGVLKGQKLYQCDECGKVFNWSSHLIGHQRIHTGEKPYECSECGKAFRQTSQLIVHLRIHTGEKPYECSDCGKTYRHSSHLIQHQRLHTGEKPYKCSECGKAFNESSKLFDHQRTHTGEKPYGCKECGALFSRSKSLIRHQVLHTGKKPYKCDECGKAFCSSRNLIDHQRIHTGEKPYECNECGKAFSRSKCLTRHQSLHTGKKPYKCSKCVKAFNQISQLADHERIHTGEKPFECNVCGKAFSLSKCLTRHQRLHTGEKPYKCNDCGKSFNQNSYLIIHQRIHTGEKPYECNECGKVFTHNSSLMVHQRTHTGEKPYKCQVCEKAFRDSSQLTVHQRVHTGEKPYECIECGKAFSQRSTFNHHQRTHTGEKHSGLARSVS
- the LOC136167758 gene encoding zinc finger protein with KRAB and SCAN domains 7-like isoform X4; the encoded protein is MASSQLSQKQDISEELKSADRTSGILCGLILGGPEAGTACEEALEKLKVQPSDEEGTRLESDFLEITQEDKKKSTKDRCDEYKELGGHLDLSSSLSEHQGVLKGQKLYQCDECGKVFNWSSHLIGHQRIHTGEKPYECSECGKAFRQTSQLIVHLRIHTGEKPYECSDCGKTYRHSSHLIQHQRLHTGEKPYKCSECGKAFNESSKLFDHQRTHTGEKPYGCKECGALFSRSKSLIRHQVLHTGKKPYKCDECGKAFCSSRNLIDHQRIHTGEKPYECNECGKAFSRSKCLTRHQSLHTGKKPYKCSKCVKAFNQISQLADHERIHTGEKPFECNVCGKAFSLSKCLTRHQRLHTGEKPYKCNDCGKSFNQNSYLIIHQRIHTGEKPYECNECGKVFTHNSSLMVHQRTHTGEKPYKCQVCEKAFRDSSQLTVHQRVHTGEKPYECIECGKAFSQRSTFNHHQRTHTGEKHSGLARSVS
- the LOC136167758 gene encoding zinc finger protein 852-like isoform X2, producing MCPPSFFLSPHPFDHQGLNPVLVCLLTLPLGLRMFLSSRSLSLQEAAELEFLSVNYTLKKWKGTALSQRALYWNIMLENCCSLAPLGENRMASSQLSQKQDISEELKSADRTSGILCGLILGGPEAGTACEEALEKLKVQPSDEEGTRLESDFLEITQEDKKKSTKDRCDEYKELGGHLDLSSSLSEHQGVLKGQKLYQCDECGKVFNWSSHLIGHQRIHTGEKPYECSECGKAFRQTSQLIVHLRIHTGEKPYECSDCGKTYRHSSHLIQHQRLHTGEKPYKCSECGKAFNESSKLFDHQRTHTGEKPYGCKECGALFSRSKSLIRHQVLHTGKKPYKCDECGKAFCSSRNLIDHQRIHTGEKPYECNECGKAFSRSKCLTRHQSLHTGKKPYKCSKCVKAFNQISQLADHERIHTGEKPFECNVCGKAFSLSKCLTRHQRLHTGEKPYKCNDCGKSFNQNSYLIIHQRIHTGEKPYECNECGKVFTHNSSLMVHQRTHTGEKPYKCQVCEKAFRDSSQLTVHQRVHTGEKPYECIECGKAFSQRSTFNHHQRTHTGEKHSGLARSVS